The Ignicoccus hospitalis KIN4/I genome includes the window CGTCCTTAAATAGGAGGAAGCCCTCAACCTCCTTCAAGTCCTTCCCCGAGACGGCGGCCCTCACTATTAACATCACGTCCCTTGCCCTGAGCCAGTCCACTAAGTTGTCTATCATCAGCTTCAAGTTGTATGAGGGCACGTAGCCTCTGAGCTTCATCAGTATCTCGTAGTACTTCTGGCACGCGAGCCTCTCCAGCTCCTCCGAGCTGGCCTCCTCTACCGCTACCCCCTCGAGCCAAGTTCCCCTGAGCGCGTTCTGCACCTCCTCCGGGGTGGAGGCGGTGAGCAAGCTGAGCTCCTTCTCTTTATCGAGTATCTGCCCTCTGTACATGTAAACGAGGGCCGTGGGAGAGATCAGCTCCGCCGGCAACGCGCTCACCCGAACAGGGCGCTCAAGACCGCCTCGACCGCCTTGTCCTTGTTGCTCTCGAACTTCCTCTCCAGCTCGTTGAGCAACTCTTGGAGCCTCCTAGCGGCCTCCTCCCGGTAGCTCTGAAGCGAGGCCGCCAGCTGTTGGTTTAGGGACTCCTTGAGCTCGTCCAACTTCTTCTTGTACTCCGCCTCCATCTCCTCCGCGAGCTTGGCGGCCTCCGCGACCACGCCCCCGGCCTCCTCCTCGGCGCCCCTTATGGACTCTTTGACCTCCTTCTCTACCTTCTCCAAGTTCTTGAGGAACTTCTCAAACTGTTCGTTTAACGTCTTGAGGTCGCTGGCCAAGCCCTTACCCCTGCCTCCTCACGCCCTCGAGGTTTAAGGACTATTCTACTCAATAGCCGTAAGCCCGAGGGGCGCGGGGGGGAACTTGAGGGCCTTCGAGGCGCTCAAGGCTGTGCAAAGGCACTTGAGGGCGTGGGACTTGAAGTTCAAGGAGGGGAGCCCGAAGGTCTGCTTGCCCTCCGAGCTCCCCGAGGTCCCCGCGGGGGAGGGGCTGGACAAGGTTAAGGGTTGGATAGAGGTCTCCGAGGAGTATTGGAACTCCTTCGAGTGCGAGGAGGTAACTGTGCCGGCCGCTTACGACGGCAAGCGGGTAGTTTACGACCCCTCGGCCGGCGACGAGGCCGTGAAGTACTTGATAGCCTCCGTGTACGAACACTACTTGAACCACAAGCTGGAGGGAGCCCTCCCGAGGCTCTGGGAGAAGCGCTACGTGTACGTGCTATCCAAGGTCTACGGCCGCTTGGGGGCGCTGGAGGCGCTTAGGGCCTCCTTCGAGGCGAGCGACCTCTTCGACTCGGCCGCGATGAGGGCCGCCTCCAAGGGCCCGGATGACGGGGAGCTGGACGTGAAGCTCTTCCCCTCCGAGAAGGTGCGCTTGTTCTTAGACGGCGGGGCGGAGCTGGACGAGAGGTTGGAGAAAGTTATCATCAACAGCCCTGAGTTCGAGAAAAAGCTCTTCGCCACGGTAATTTTGGCAGAAGCGCGGAAGTTTATTAGAAATGGTTCGATCGCTTAAAACCGGCGGCGCGGATGAAGGCCTTCGCCGTGTTCCTCAGCGAGGGCGACGTGTACGAGGACGTTCCCTTGCACAAGGTGATTATGGAGAAGGCTAAAGAAATGGGGATATCTGGCATGACTATAATAAAGGGTTATACAGGCTACGGCAAACACAAGGGCACCAGCGAGATAGACCCGTTCCACGGCTACGGGGACAAGCCGGTAATAGTCGTCGTGATAGAGGAGGAGGAGAAGGGCAAGAAGTTCGTTGAGCTCGTTAAGAGCCTTAAGAGCGACGCCCTCGTGGTCTCTTGGAACGTGGAGCGCCTATGAGGGAGAGGTCATGGTGGACTTGAGACACCCCCTAGTGCAGGCCGCGTTAATGGTCAACGAAAAAGAGGTGACTACGAAGCTGCTCCCGTCCAACGCTTACGCGAGCTTAGAGGAGAGCGTCAAGGACTTGGCCGGGCCTTCCGGCTGTCGTCACATAATAATAAACATAGGGCTGGTAAACGACAAATGGGACGTAGTAGAGGCGTTAGTGTGTGAGGGCGAGCTGGTCGCTTCTAACGTCGACCTCAAGAGCTACGCGCCCGAGGCCGAGGTAGAAAGGGTCGTGGGCGAGTGTTACGAGTTCCCCAAGGAATTGATCGAGAAGCTCGAAGAGCTCTCGAAAGTTGAGGTTAAGGAAGAGGTTGAAAGGTACGAGGCTGTGAAAGTAGTCCGGGCCCCGCCCCTCCCGAGGGCCCGGGCGGAAGAGATAGCCGCGAGGGAGCCCAAGCTCCCGACGGACTTGTTGAACAACTTAACGGACGAGTGGGCCACTTACAAGTCCATATCCCACGCACTCATAATCTTCTTGGAAACCAGCGAAGTGGACTCTTACGCCGTGGCCACGGGCTCCACCGAGGACGGTAAAATAATTAGCTTGGTCTACCTCCCGGCTGAGTACAAGCCCAAGATGGAGGAATTGGAAAAAGAGATAATTAGGGTTGCCTCTGAGAACGATGTAGACATAGTTTACTTGAACGTAGGAGGGGCGGAAAAGCTAATATCCACTCGGGGATGAGGAGCCCGGTTTTAGCTGAACCTCATGAGGAAGAGTTGCTCCCCCAACCCCACTATCCATTTACCCCATCTGCCGTAGCGGGGCTCCGGATGCGCGAGTTGCAGGGCCTCGAAGTGGTTGACCTATGGGTCAGCGTCGGGAATAAGACCATACTAAAGGGGGTAAACCTCAAGCTCCCGAGGGGCGAGTTCCACGCCTTAGTGGGGCCCAACGGCGCGGGAAAGAGCACCTTGGCAATGACCTTGGCCGGCTACCCGGGGTACAAGGTGGTCAAGGGTGACATACTATTAGACGGGGAGAGTATCAAGGACCTCCCCCCAGAGGAGAGGGCGAAGAAGGGGCTCGCGGTGCTCCTCCAGCACCCGCCGGAGCTGGAGGGGATAAGGGTGGCGGAGCTGCTCGAGAGGCTCAAGGGCTTGTACGGCTGCAAGGATAGCGTGGAAGACTTGTTGCGCAGGGTAGGGCTGCCGAGCGACATGGCCTTCCGGTACGTCAACGTGGGCTTCAGCGGAGGGGAGAGGAAGAGGTTCGACTTGGCGAGGGTAATAGCCATGAGACCTAAGATAGTCGTAATGGATGAGCCCGATTCCGGCGTCGACGTAGAAAGCATCAAGAGGATTGCGGACGGAATAAAGTGGCTGCTCTCCCAGAACGCCGGAGTTTTGGTCATAACCCACTACAGGAACATCTTGAAATACGTTAAGCCCCATCTGGTCCACGTTATGATAGACGGGAGGATAGTCAAGAGCGGGGGGCCCGAGATCCTCGAAGTTATTGAAGAAAAGGGCTTCGCGGGGGTGGTAGCATGAACGAGGTCCAGATAATTAAGTACTACGCGGAAGAGATATCCAAGAAACTGAAGGAGCCCGAGTGGGCGCTGAGGCTCAGACTGAAGGCTGCAGAGCTCTACCCAAAGGTCCCAGCGCCGCCGTGGATGCCCGAAGACTTCGACTTGGAGGCCTTCGCCGCTAAAGCGGCGGAGGAGGAGTTCGTGAAGCCCGGGGAGGGCGAGATACCGGACTGGTACAAGGCCTTACTCGAGAGGATAGGAGTGCCGGACATAGAGCAGAGCGCGCTGGCCGGAGTTACGGTGATGGTTAACGAGAACGTGGTCTATGAGGCGCAGAAGAGGGACCTCATGAGGAAGGGAGTGATACTCAAATCGATGGACGAGGCCGTGAGGGAACACGAGGAATTCGTGAAGGAGAGGCTCCACTCCGCCCAGAGGCCGGAGGCCCACAAGCTGGCCGCCCTCCACGCCGCCCTCCGGAGGGGAGGGACCTTCATGTACGTCCCGCCGAGGGTCAGGGTACCCTTCCCGGTCCAAGCGTTCTTCGTGATAACGGAGGAACAACTGGCACAGACGGAACACACCATGATAATAGCAGACGAGGGAAGCTACGTACACTTCATAGAGGGCTGTATAGTCCCCATCCCGGCGCCCTTCAGCGTACACTTGGGCGGCAGCGAGTTCTTCGTTGAGAGGGGCGCTAGGCTGAGGGTCTCCAGCCTCCAAGACTGGCTGGGCGACGTAGTACACGTGCCGGTCAAGGGCGCGATAGTGAAGGAGAGGGGAACTCTGGAAGAGCTCGGGGTGAGCTTCGGAGGGACCAAGATAGGCATGAGGCCCACCATAAGGTTGGTCGGCGAGGGGGCCAAGCTCTCCTTCAACAACGTAGCGCTACTAAAGAAGGAGATGAGGTCTTGGAGCGGCTCCTTCGTTAAGATGGAGGCTCCGAGGACCAGCGCCACTGTAATAAATAGGAGCGTGATGCTGGACAAGTCCTTCGAGGAGTTCTTGGGCGAGATAGACGTGGAGAGGGGGGCGAAGGGAGTAAAGGGCTATCAGTCTTGTAACACCCTCCTGCTGAGCGACGAAGCCACTAACGTGACCATACCGAAGCTCGTAAGCAAGACGTCCGACGCTGAGCTGGCGCACGAGGGCACGGTAGGGAAGCTCGGCGAGGAACAGCTGTTCTACTTGAGGTCCATGGGCTTCACCGAGCCCGAGGCTGTACAGATGCTAACCATAGGCTTCATAGACCCGCTCGTGAAGGACTTACCTAGCGACTACGTCAGGGCAATAAGGGAGATAGTTAAGATGACCCTCAACGCCTCGTGAGGCTCCAACCTTTATTATTTTTGTTCCTAAGTAGGACCCCGGAAGGGAGTATGCCCGAAGAGGAGAAGAAGGAGGAAGTAAAGGAACAAGAGCAACAGAAGAAGAAAGTGGACATAAAGGCGCTGGTCAAGCTGGTGCCGCCGGCCAGCGCCCTCAAGCAGAGGACCAGCAAGGCCAGGGAGAAGAGGATAAGGCTGAGGTTGAAGGACGTCAAGCCCACTCAAGCTAAGATAAACCCGAACCTAGCGGAACAGCTGGGCATAACCGACAAGCTCGAGATAGCTGTATCCGGCAAGAAGTTCGTCTTCGAGGCGGTAAAGGACTCCTCAGTGCCGGAGAACGAGGTACACGTGAACGAGGAGCTGATGAGGGAGAACGGGATCTCGGACAACACCATAGCTACCGTGAGGGCCCACCGCGGCTAGGTGCCCTTAACTTCCTCCCTAAGGATCTTCAGCAAGTACTTTATCAAATCGGCCTTAGTTACCATGCCTACTAACTTAACGTTTTCGTCGATGACCATAGCGTGGTCCTCGCTCTTGTTCATCATTAACTCGATGACGTAAGCTATGCTAACTTTTTTATACACTATTACGCGGGGCAAGTACATTATCTCCTTTATCCTCTTACTGGGCTCCTCGACGATTAGCTCCTCCAAGCTCACCTCCCCTACGAGCTTGTCGTTCGCGTCCACCACCGGGTAGTGGTTGTGGGTTTCCTTGGCTGCCAAGTCCAAAGCCTCCGCTACCGTCATGTTCTCCGTGAACCTCAAGACGTTCTTATTAACTATATTTTCAACCTCCACCCTCAACGCCTTCTCGAACCCCTTCTTCTCCTTTAACTTCAAGTATATCTCAATGATACTCCTCTTCTTTATGTCTTGGGGCTCCGGGAGCTGGCCGGCGACCAAGCTTACGGGCAAGGTGAGCAAGTAGCCCACGCTGGCGGCCACGGTCGAGGTGAAGAAGGCTCCGAAGCCCAAAAACTCTACCCCTATGAGAACGCTAGTTAGCAAGGTCTTCATTGAGGAGGCGAACAGCGAGGAGACGCCAGCTATCATTATTGGTTCAACCGTATGTATGGAGAAGAACTTGGCGTAGAGTAACCCTAGGGCGGAACCTATAGAGACCAAAGGCATGAAGAGGCCTCCGGTGGCGCCCCAAGTTAAGGATAGGGGGAGCAACAGGGACTTGGCTACGGCAACCAAGGCTAAGGTCTCTTCCTCGAGGGACTCGGGCTCGTTGAACACCTTTTCTGTCAACAAGTCGCCCGCCCCCGGCACCAAGGGGGATACGAGGAAAGTGGACGCTATTATTAACAAGCTCAACGCTAGGGGCGGGACGAACCAGTACCTCCTCCTCACGAACTTGTCGGACAGTTCGCCGCTCTTGTGCTTAATGAAGTAGATTATGTACGTAAGGGCGGCCGCAGTGCCCCCTACACCCAAGGAGGCGAGGACCACGTCCAAGCTCGGGTAGGGGGGCTTGAAGGGCCTGCTTACCAACAGAAGCCTCTGGGGGCCCGCGAGGAACACCGTGACCAAGTACGAGGTGAGGGTGGCGACTAGGGCTTGTAGGAAGATCCCCCCTTCTATGGCCCTCTTGTAGGGCACCTCCATTGCGAACGCCATGGCCGTTAGGGGGGCTCTAAATACCGAGGCCACCCCCGCCGCCGCCCCTACCAGTACCATCCTCTTCAGCTCTTCCCCCCTCGCCCCCAACCACCAAGCGAGCCAGTAGCCGAAGAAGGCGCCGAGCGCTATTCCGGGGCCCTCGGGGCCCACCACCGCGCCCCCTAAGGCTGAAGTAATGGAGCCCAGCGTGTAAACGGCGAGCTCCTTCTTGCCTATGTAGCCCAACTTCGCGTGGTAGGAGCGCACCACGTAGCTTGTGGAGGAGCCGTGGAGGGTGCCGAGCAACTTCTTCAAGAAGTACGCGGTGAAGAGTATGCTCGAAACGGAGACGAGAGCGAATAGGTGAGGGTAATTCGTAGCGAGGACGTATCTGAACTTGTTGGACCATACGAATACGTCCGTGAAGAAAGCGACTGCCGCGCCGGAGACCAAGCCTATTAGGAAGGCCGCGCCGAGCGCTTGTAGGTCCTCTGGGAGGTCATTAACCTTCACTTAAGCCCCTCTTAGGGAGCTGGGCCAAACTCTAAAAACGCGTGTTTTAGTTCTCGAGGGCTACTTCCTCTTCGTACGGAAAAACTCCCTCCTCGAAGTCCTCCGGCGGTAGGGGCAACACCATGGGTCTCTTGGGTACTACCTTCACGCTCATCTTCTCGTTCCCCGTGTGGGGGTTAGGAGAGGAGGGCTTATAAAATAGGCATATATAAGTGTTTGTGATTGTAAAAGAAATATAGCTTCACAAAACCCGTATATGTCAGCTCAGACCTCACTCCTCCTCCAAGGCTTCCCTAGCTATCGCCTTGGCCTCCTCGCTGCTCAGGAGCTCCTTGAGCTTCTCTTGGAGGCACCTCCGGTACTCCTCCTCGCTTTTGGAGATGGCCTTACACTCCCTCTCCACGCTCTCCAAGAGCTCCGCCGCTCTGTCCGCCACCTATAAATCACCTCTCGCAAGGGGGCTTTCAAGGGGAATTAAAATATGATGAGGGCGTCCTATTCTGAGCGGGTGATGAGAGACCCGGAACTGAACCGCTCGAATTATCTAAGAAGTATTAGGTAACTACTGAGGCCCGCGCGTCACAGCGCCCCGAGGGCCTACCCATACTCGGGAGCACCAATGCTGGCACTCCACTTGAAGCTGCCTTTCTTCTCTCACCCTATGAGCGAAGAAGAGGCCATAATCAAATCTATCAACGGCGAGGTCGTGAGCATAGAAAAGCTCAACGACCTCTACGTAGTTAAGGTGAAGGGGTGCTCTCACTTGGACGTGAGGGCCGCTAAGGCGTGGTTAGTTAAGTCCGGCTTTAAATCATTGGCTAAGAAGACCGTGTTCGTGTGCCTCCCAACTTAAAAGTTCCCTTATGCGGAAAGGGGGGAGATGTGAATTGAAGTGCGTGAGCGACTTCTGCTTCTTGGAGGACGTGGAAGTACCGGAAATAGACAAGCCGGAGAACGAAGGAGCGCTGCTGATAAACACTAACGAAGACCCCATAAAGACAGAGTACGTGACGGTCTACCACCAACCCCTATGCGTCAACTCCACCTTCCCCTTCGGAAACTTCGTGCGGGCAGTAGAGAGGGCCGTCAAGGAGAAGGGCAAGGTCTTCGTGACCAGTAAGGAGGGCTGCGGAAGGGCTTCGGCCGTGGCGGTGGCCGCCGCCTTGGCTTCCAAGGTAGACTTTGAGAGAGTGAAGTCGAAGTTCGGCGAGTGTAAGATGAACTACGAACAGTTGGTTAACGCGATCTTCGTGGGGCTGGTCATGAGGAAGTTCGGCGCCGAGCTGGGGGCGGAGAAGTTGCTGAACGGCTGTGAGGGCATAAAGGGGTTTAGGAACACCAGGGAGCTGTGCGAGTTAAGGGAGGAGGCCCACGAGCTGGCGCTCCAGTGGTCACCTTAAGGCTTCCACGTCCAGCTCCAACACCGCCGTGGGGAGCTCCACCCCCACTTTTTGTAAGTACTCCGGGTGCACCTCGCCCATCACGCCCACGACCTTGTCCCCGACAATTACAGCAGCCGCCCTCCCCTCTATGAAGGGCCTGACCTTAACCTCTTCCAAGGCGTACCGGAAGCCCAAGGTGAGGGCGAGCCCCTTTAAGACTGCTCCGACGTCAGTTAGGGTCACCTTGTCCCCTGCCACCGCGACGCCCACCCTCCAAGCGGTCTTGTCCTTGAGGACCACCGGCCCCACCTCGAAGACCTCGACCCTCGACAAGGCCTCTTGGTTCTGCTTGACCGCCAGCAACAAGGAAGGCACCAAGCTCGGGCGGAGGGCGGAGTAGCTCTTCAGCCTGGGGTTTAGTACCTTCACCGGCTCCACTCCCAAAAGCTCCTCCACCAGCTCCCCGTCTATTAAGGCAAAGTTGAACACCTCCTCTAAACCCATGGAGGTCAGGATCCTCGCCAAGTAGTCCTTGAAGTAGTCCCGGGAGCCCCAGTGGGTGGGGGGCAGCGCCTCGGCGGGGACCTTGTTGTAACCGTAAGCGGAGAGTGCGTCCTCCGCCAAGTCCACCTCGGAGAACACGTCTATCCGGTAGGGCGGCGCCACCGCCCACTCCCCCTCCACGAAGAGGCCCATCTTCCTCAACAGCCCCTCTACGTCCTCCAGTTCGAAGCCTGCCACCCTCTTTATCGCCTCCTTGTCCAGCCTCACTTTCCTGTACTTCAGCCTGGGAGTCTTCATGTTAGCGCCTATCACCTCCACCCTCTGGAGCTCCGGTCGGGGGGAACGCTCAGCCAAGGAAGTAACCATGACGTCCAGAACCCTCAGCATTACCTCCGGCACGGTGCCGGTCACGTCCACGAACACGTTCTTCGTGTTTTCATCAACCTTGTAGTCTTCTGCGTTAAGTATGGGAGCCAAGGACATGATCTTACCTTCGCTGACGAAAGCCGGGTACTGGCCCTTCACCACCAAGTGGCCGTACTCCTTACCTTTCTCGGTCCTTTCGAGCACCTCCTCGAAGGTCATCTCCTCCGAGTAGCCCAAGGGTACCATCCTCCCTTCGCTCAAGGACTTGTACTCTATGACCAGCCCCTCCTCCCACCGGGGGTTCAGCTTGTCCAAGTCGTAGAGACCTATGGACACGATCTCCCTCTTGTTGCCGTAGCTTATGGCAAGCTTCTCTTGGAGCTGGAACAGCTGCCTTATCGCTTCGTCGTCCAGCTCTAAGTTCTTGACCACGGCGCCGAAGGCGTAGGGCCTGTACCTCGGCGCCCGCGTGATGTCTAGCTTTACCCTCCCGTCCTCGGCCTCGTAGCGCGGGGGCTCTCTGTAACCCAAGAACACTCCCAAGGCCCTCCCCAAGCCCTCGGCGGAGAACAAGTCCGCCCTGTCGTGGGGAGCCTCGTAGGTAAGCTCCTCCGTACCCAGCTCCTCCACTTCCAGCTTCAGAGCCTCTAGGACCGGCCGGAGGTCCTCGGACAGAGGCCCTCGGGCGAGGCGCTCCAAGTCCCACAGCTTGACCGTGACTACTGGCAAGCCTCTCCCCTGGGGGATGTAAAGGAATCAAAATAACGCCTTCCCCGACCACAGGCCCTTTATAGGCTTCACCTTCCTCAGCTTTATCAAGTCGTTGGAGTACAAGTCCCTTATGTCAGAGAGCCCCAAGGCCAGCATGGCGAGCCTGTCTATCCCTATCCCCCAAGCCGCCACGGAGAAGTCCCCGAGGCCCAACGGCTTCAACATCTCCGGCCTGAACATCCCTCCCGGGAAGACCTCGACCCAGCCCAGCTCAGGGTGCTTGACGAAGCCCTCCACGGAGGGCTCGGTAAAGGGGAAGTAAGCCGGCTTGAACTTGACCTCCCCCAAGCCGAGCTTCTTAGCGAACTCCTTGAAGAAGCCCAACAAGTGCTTGAACGACACCTCCTTCCCCACTATTATCCCCTCGAGCTGGTGGAACTCCATGGAGTGCGTCGGGTCCAATGTCTCTGACCTAAACACCCTGTCCAAGGAGAACGCTCTGTACTCCCCTCCCCCACGGGAGTACATGGTCTGCGCGCTTACCACGGTGGTGTGGGTCCTCAAGAGGACCTTCAACGCAACTTCGGCCCTCCAGTAGCCCCACATCTCCCGGTGCACCTCCGCGACCTCCTCCAAGAGCCCCTCGGGCGGGGGAGGCACCCGGGCCCCGGACGCGTAGAACACGTCTGTCTCCGAGCGGGCCGGGTGGAACTGGGGGACCAAGAGCACGTCGAAGTTCCAGAAGGCGTTGGTTACGTAGTCCCCCACGACCTCCTCGAACCCCATAGATACCAAGACCTCCTTCACGTACTCGTGGAACTCCAATAGCGGGTGCCTCCTCTTGGGAAGCCTCGCGGGGAACTCCACGCTCAAGTCAAACTTCTTGAACTCGGCGTCTTTCCA containing:
- a CDS encoding DUF190 domain-containing protein, whose translation is MKAFAVFLSEGDVYEDVPLHKVIMEKAKEMGISGMTIIKGYTGYGKHKGTSEIDPFHGYGDKPVIVVVIEEEEKGKKFVELVKSLKSDALVVSWNVERL
- the sufC gene encoding Fe-S cluster assembly ATPase SufC; this translates as MRELQGLEVVDLWVSVGNKTILKGVNLKLPRGEFHALVGPNGAGKSTLAMTLAGYPGYKVVKGDILLDGESIKDLPPEERAKKGLAVLLQHPPELEGIRVAELLERLKGLYGCKDSVEDLLRRVGLPSDMAFRYVNVGFSGGERKRFDLARVIAMRPKIVVMDEPDSGVDVESIKRIADGIKWLLSQNAGVLVITHYRNILKYVKPHLVHVMIDGRIVKSGGPEILEVIEEKGFAGVVA
- the sufB gene encoding Fe-S cluster assembly protein SufB, which gives rise to MNEVQIIKYYAEEISKKLKEPEWALRLRLKAAELYPKVPAPPWMPEDFDLEAFAAKAAEEEFVKPGEGEIPDWYKALLERIGVPDIEQSALAGVTVMVNENVVYEAQKRDLMRKGVILKSMDEAVREHEEFVKERLHSAQRPEAHKLAALHAALRRGGTFMYVPPRVRVPFPVQAFFVITEEQLAQTEHTMIIADEGSYVHFIEGCIVPIPAPFSVHLGGSEFFVERGARLRVSSLQDWLGDVVHVPVKGAIVKERGTLEELGVSFGGTKIGMRPTIRLVGEGAKLSFNNVALLKKEMRSWSGSFVKMEAPRTSATVINRSVMLDKSFEEFLGEIDVERGAKGVKGYQSCNTLLLSDEATNVTIPKLVSKTSDAELAHEGTVGKLGEEQLFYLRSMGFTEPEAVQMLTIGFIDPLVKDLPSDYVRAIREIVKMTLNAS
- a CDS encoding chloride channel protein, which gives rise to MKVNDLPEDLQALGAAFLIGLVSGAAVAFFTDVFVWSNKFRYVLATNYPHLFALVSVSSILFTAYFLKKLLGTLHGSSTSYVVRSYHAKLGYIGKKELAVYTLGSITSALGGAVVGPEGPGIALGAFFGYWLAWWLGARGEELKRMVLVGAAAGVASVFRAPLTAMAFAMEVPYKRAIEGGIFLQALVATLTSYLVTVFLAGPQRLLLVSRPFKPPYPSLDVVLASLGVGGTAAALTYIIYFIKHKSGELSDKFVRRRYWFVPPLALSLLIIASTFLVSPLVPGAGDLLTEKVFNEPESLEEETLALVAVAKSLLLPLSLTWGATGGLFMPLVSIGSALGLLYAKFFSIHTVEPIMIAGVSSLFASSMKTLLTSVLIGVEFLGFGAFFTSTVAASVGYLLTLPVSLVAGQLPEPQDIKKRSIIEIYLKLKEKKGFEKALRVEVENIVNKNVLRFTENMTVAEALDLAAKETHNHYPVVDANDKLVGEVSLEELIVEEPSKRIKEIMYLPRVIVYKKVSIAYVIELMMNKSEDHAMVIDENVKLVGMVTKADLIKYLLKILREEVKGT
- the pheT gene encoding phenylalanine--tRNA ligase subunit beta — protein: MPVVTVKLWDLERLARGPLSEDLRPVLEALKLEVEELGTEELTYEAPHDRADLFSAEGLGRALGVFLGYREPPRYEAEDGRVKLDITRAPRYRPYAFGAVVKNLELDDEAIRQLFQLQEKLAISYGNKREIVSIGLYDLDKLNPRWEEGLVIEYKSLSEGRMVPLGYSEEMTFEEVLERTEKGKEYGHLVVKGQYPAFVSEGKIMSLAPILNAEDYKVDENTKNVFVDVTGTVPEVMLRVLDVMVTSLAERSPRPELQRVEVIGANMKTPRLKYRKVRLDKEAIKRVAGFELEDVEGLLRKMGLFVEGEWAVAPPYRIDVFSEVDLAEDALSAYGYNKVPAEALPPTHWGSRDYFKDYLARILTSMGLEEVFNFALIDGELVEELLGVEPVKVLNPRLKSYSALRPSLVPSLLLAVKQNQEALSRVEVFEVGPVVLKDKTAWRVGVAVAGDKVTLTDVGAVLKGLALTLGFRYALEEVKVRPFIEGRAAAVIVGDKVVGVMGEVHPEYLQKVGVELPTAVLELDVEALR
- a CDS encoding phenylalanine--tRNA ligase subunit alpha; its protein translation is MPEEQYRLLVSLSKDGEDLETVAKKLGKRKEELMRPLAELEKKGLVEVERVEVETFELNEKGKKYLSERLPEEKLLEMGECVELSELKSKLGPEAGVAIGLAKRLGGEIREGKLCYDANVLKEYASRVRRCLEEGSPCEELRKRGFLRKVKVKKIIIKPSELALKALERGELVPSKTVTALTRKDLIEGTWKDAEFKKFDLSVEFPARLPKRRHPLLEFHEYVKEVLVSMGFEEVVGDYVTNAFWNFDVLLVPQFHPARSETDVFYASGARVPPPPEGLLEEVAEVHREMWGYWRAEVALKVLLRTHTTVVSAQTMYSRGGGEYRAFSLDRVFRSETLDPTHSMEFHQLEGIIVGKEVSFKHLLGFFKEFAKKLGLGEVKFKPAYFPFTEPSVEGFVKHPELGWVEVFPGGMFRPEMLKPLGLGDFSVAAWGIGIDRLAMLALGLSDIRDLYSNDLIKLRKVKPIKGLWSGKALF